The Oreochromis niloticus isolate F11D_XX linkage group LG4, O_niloticus_UMD_NMBU, whole genome shotgun sequence DNA segment TTTTGGGCCACTATGTGCCACCAGAAGAGCCTCAATCCACCTTATACTTGAGTCTCGAGCTCTCTGAAACTCTACAGGTGGGAATACCTTTAGAGTTAATGTTTCCAACATTAACTGTTTCCAAAAAAATGTTCCATTATATGACTTTCTGATGTGTCAGTTCTGTGTCAGTCCAAAATGTCACACACATTGTTGAAATGGGTTGAAAGGTGGTGACTGCAAAAGGAACAACATACGATCATTTCCATCCTCATGACGTTATTTGGGAACTGGAAATCTTTCATCAGTAGGACAAAGGTGATCACTCACAAAAACTTTGTATTGATTTACAGTGATCAGTATCTCGAAAGAAGCGAAACCGTGACAACACACATAAACTTCACTCTGTTTTATCTGTTGACTCAAACAGTCTTAATTTTgtcttttaattatttaatgtagACACTACTGgtcaaaagttttaaaataccccaGTTCTTCTAGTTTATTAACTGAAATTCAAGCAGTTCAAGTCCACATGAATAGCTCGAAGTGGTATAAAGGTAAATGGTAACCTGCCAGAGGTTCTGCAGCAACCGAAGTTGATCAAGACTTGAAAGTTGGTTCCTACAGGTGTCCCAACTTTTCTTGATTACTTACAACCTCCTGAGTCTACATAAAAGTAGTGTTGGTACACTGTGGCATCATACACTTGTAAGCATTATTTAAACAGTATTGTATTACAGAAAGTAACATTTTGGCTAGAAAAATGGTGAGGAAAAAGGCAATTAACAATAGAAGAGACAAACCATCATAACATAAAAGTGTAGGTTTTTCCTTCAGAGAAATTGTGAAGAAAGGCAATGTATCAGTGATTACAGTCTCTTTTACCATCAAAAGGCACTGAGGGAaactgacaggaagaggtctgcagaaCCCAAAGCCACAACAAAATCAGAAGACAAGACAGACTCAACAGCTAGAGTGATAGGTGGCTCACGGGACCATAGCTTAATAGTAAGCAAGTCTCAGTTTCGACTGTAAAAAGCAAACTTTGAGATACAGGTTTGACAAGTCAAGTTGCAGCAAGGCACCCACTGCTTTGACGTcagaataagaaaaaagaaaggctTGCCTGGGCCATGAAACACCACCAATGGACCACTGAAGACTTTCAAAATTTGAAATCTTCCGTTCATCATTTAGGATTTTTGTATGCCGTTGAGAAGGGGAAAAGAAGGTTCCTCAGTGTGTGACATCAAATGTCAAACATGGCAGAGGAAGTGTGATgttctggggctgttttgctggatcCAGGGTGAATGACTAGTACAGATTGAGAGGCACCCTGAACCAAAACAGCTACCACGAGGTTCTGCATCAACATGCAGAACCTTGGTATGTACCAAGGTGGTCAGGGGCAGACTTACcttagaaaaaacagaacaagatgGTAAGCTTGGTTTGTTTTAAGTTAACTTGTCAGAAGAATAAAAGCAAAGCAACACGCAAGTCCCACACGTTTGTGGGAACTTCTAAAACAGGGTTGGGAAGAACTTTCAGAAGAATATTTGATTTCCCTGGTAGAGGAAACTGCCACAAGCTGTTATATCTGCCAAAGGTGGATGCTTTGATGAATCAAAACATTTTGATTTATAAATGATTTctgatattttctttaaaaaaaaaaaaaaaaaaaaaacttcaattGTTTATTTGGTTTCATTCAAGAGTACAATGAGACATTATACTGCCTGAATttcaataaaaacaggaaaaggtGTTCTCAAATTTTTGACCAGTATTGTACATAATTAGTGTGcatgggtttttgtttttcaaaaaaaaaggaaaaaaaaaaggatattgATCCCCATTATTAATATGATAAGACCTTACTTGCACTCGTTCAAATCAGACATGAACAAGACACAATCTCAAAGAAGCTGGATCTATTTGCTCCTTCCCGGACATCGTGTTGAATccatttaatgtaaaaagcaaaataaaatacagaaaagtgAGTTTGAAATATCCTAATGTTTAATGAAATGGTGATGTACTGATCAGCAAGAAAGGGGTACAGTAAAACTACGAGGAAAACAGGGAAAGAACTTGGTACACAAAACATGTCTGTCCATTGTTATTCCAATACACCTCTGTCCGGAGGAACTGCTGCCATACCCTTGTGCGCTAACTTGTTGTGTGTCAAGGATGGAGAAAGTGGGGGGGGGCTTGAGTGTACTACAGAGATAAGTGTGCAGTTGTTGTCACATAGAAGTAAAGGAAatgtaaaagggaaaaaaaacccaattccTTCTAGTTTTAACTATATCCCTCTGATCAAAGTTCAAAAAAGAGGCACCCACCACACGTGGAGCTGAATGCTGGACTTGATTGTGACTTTTTTTCCCTTACATGGGGGGTgggtaggttttttttttttttgtttcgtttttccttttttttctgttggttCTTAAATCCTCTTCAGAGTGCACTCATACCACATAGAGTTCGTAGATCTTCTTGGCGCAATACGCCAGGGCAGCCAGTGCTATCGTATTATGGAGTCTCTTTCTGTGGATGTCATCCCTGCGTACCAATACCACGGGCGTCGAGGAGGTCAGTGTATGCAGGGGCAGCCGCGAGAGTTTTTGGCTGTCGTATTCCACCTGGTACTTGCAGCAGGGGTCAAACTGCCACGAAATCCCATAGAGGGCGGCACAGGCCACGCTGAGGGCGCCAGCGGGCAACGCCACATAGCGCGTGTACTCAACAGGCAGCGAAAGTGGCGTCAGGAGGCAAGCAGCACCCGACAACACGGCTGTCTTGTGCAGGCAGTTGCCAACAGTAATCCAACGGGCCGTCTCGTCTCCGATCCGCGTGGGCTCGATAACAATGTATTTATACTGGGCCTCCAGCGCCTGCTCCAGCTCATACTCAAACTGGTCCTGTGCATTCTCCCCATTGTAGATCTCGTGCACGATGTAGCAGTCTGACGCCGCCATCACACCCCTGTgcagaaacacaggaacagacagggaacagtgagtGTAAGAACAGATGACATTAAACACACATTAATTAAGCGAAGACTGTATTTCCCCATTTCCTGCCTGCTGAAATGTCCACTCTGTCACCATCTAACAAACATAAAAGGGAAGGATATTTCTCTAACCAATAACCAGAGGCTCATTCACCCACTTCTAACACTGTTTTAAGTCGATAACAGGAGTGTAAGTGTGGATTTTGGGAAGCAATACCAATGTTTAAAATATCCCAGTTTCAGCTTGAAATTGCTTGCCAACAGCTTCACAACAGCTACAATGCCAACCATAAGTCTGCATGAAGGACTCATTGGACTGGCTGCCCCCCCCCCTGCAGTAATaatcataaaacaaaacacacacacaaaaacaaaaagcagggggtgaatttaatatttgttgtactttatttaattaaacGTATGTCTTCATATCCATGACTTTCTGAAAGTAAGATATGTAGTGTAATTAGTAGGGCTGGGTACTGAATGCTTTTTTGAAGGCACCAACCAAAATATTTTGGTACTAATGAACTGATTGATTGCTCAATCAGCACCAAATTTTAGTACCAGACTATGTCTGAAATACAGTTTGATTGATTTAGGCTTCTGTGTTAAGACCGTAGGTACGTCGTAGTGTACTCCTCTGAAACCCTAATCTCTATCCTGATGTGCACCTTCCTGGAAATTTAACTACATGTTATGTCTATAAAAGCCTCAATATAAGGACACAAAGTTGGCAGGCAAATTCCTGGAGGGAGATTGCTTAGAGAACGTACAGAAGAAATGTAAAACCTTTCAGGACCAATATACTTGCCTTTGAAATCAACTGACCACAGCAAAGGAGGAAAAGAAGTCTCAGAACGTTATTTGTTTCTATCATGGCTGCCTTTGCATCTAAAACTCCAGGACACAACTGCACAGAAGGTGTTGGCAATAGCGTTGGCCACCTACCTACATAGGCAACGTAAGCTTTACAAAGATTCACTGCAAAAGTCTAAATCGGATGTTGGAGTAAGAATGAGAGCAAGACCATGTGGCTGAAAGCAGTCTTACGTGTGGTTACGCTTTTCGTAATTCCACGCAGAGAACGCAAAATGCACAGACAGCCATGGGAACACTTTTAATCCAATGACATACAACATATATCTGACAGCTGAAAGCTGGATTCAGCAGACCTGCAGCTAACTTTAGCACATTTGTCCCCAATGCATAAGATGTTGAATGCCATTATCTTCTTCTAGTAATTAATTAGGCAGCTGGACAAACTGTTGTCAGAGAAACTGTACTTTTATTCACTGTTTTGGTTGATGTTTTAGTCGGGACTTTTACACTGACGGCACTAAAGTTTCACCACGTTGAACTGACTATGACAGTGAGATTAGATGAGGTGTGCAAAATGTTgtgaataaataacaaaatgttTCAATCAAAAGTGTGGACTTTTTTTGTAAGTGAAATTCTTGAATTTACGATTTCAAAAGAagtaaaagaccaaaaaaaaaacaaaaaacaaaaaaacccccacaaccTACCACCCAACCGTTGTAAGTAGGGATCATAACATCATAATGGTGTCCCAACAGCACACAGATCTTAACATGTGTATGaccacatttaaaaacacagactttgGGGGGGGGCTGCTTTCCATAAAGTCCCAATTATCCAATGCCAAAAGTACCAAATGGTTACAATATAAGGCCTTCTTTTGGACCAACAAACAAACCTTAAAACGCTAAACACTATGCTTCTCACACCGGAGGTGTGAATTTTTATGACATATTAAGATACTAGGGAAAATTGGCTGAGCCTCGCGGAGCAAGGGGAAAGTTGTACTTCAGTTAGGTGCATTAGTCAACTCGCTTGACTGGCAGAAAGTTGGAGTACCGGCCAGCTAAGTTACTGAGCGAGCAGGTCGACAAACACGGCGGTCAACACGCCGAGCCGAGCCAATACCGTGAAGCACATCGACAGTCACATACAGCACTGCCGTTTGCCCCAACAAGCAGCAAAACCAAACTTTTCCCGGTCAATCGCTTGCTGTGAAATAATCAAAACATCACATGAGCTGCTCGTTAGCGACAGCTAGCCGTGTACGTTAGCCCGCTAACATGAGCTAACcctgggttaaaaaaaaatccagacttCTCCCGTTGATATTTAACTCTGAATCCCAAACGGGAAGCACGTTCGGAACCTGACAAGTGGTGTCATCGACCAAACAATGCTTCATATTAAAACATGTTCTTTAAATGGCCAAGATGTGGAGTAACTGACCTCTCCCTGCTTACTGGGACACCGCGCCTCCTTCCCAGCGACGCCATGTTGGAGATACAACTGTGATTGCGGTTGACGTAAGACAGCGCCCAGTATTCTGGGTTTTgtagtgtgtaaaaaaaatacagtttctgtTCGACTCACCAGTTGAACTCGAATGCGGACTACTATTCCCATGATGCTGTTCGGACAGAGTACCTGCCTTTACGTATTTTATAATGGTACAGTTGGGGAGGTCAGAACACATTCTGAAAAGATTTAACAAACTGAATGAAGGtatgtttatttaaatttggCGAGCCATGAAGTTAGCACAGCAAAACTAAGCAGCAAAAATACCGGTTCCATTTACATATTTAAACCCATAATAATGCAAACAGGCTACATGCATAGTCAAGTTTGTTATAATATATGACACATTGTTCCGTCATCTCGTTTTGTAATAGGATTTATGTGGAGACCTTTGGGTACTCACCCATAATGTGTCCTCGCGTGCTCTGGCTGTGTTCGTGCGCGCTGCCTGTCCGCGTGCTGTAACCTGACGCGCGCTGGCTGTCACAACTATAATGGCTACGTTCAGGAATGTGAGATGGTTGGGAACAAATGCTGTGCCAGCACGAATCACATCAACCAAGGCTATTGACAGCTGTGGCTTTCCAATGATATTTAAGCCTGGTAATTTTAAGAATTTAGTGAGGAATTTTCTATTCAGATAAGGACTGTAAGCTATTTAAAGGTGCATTTTGTAGCTTTAAACACATGTAGACATGTTAAATAAATTGATGGATTTATCAATTTAAAAGAAGTCAAGAGAAAGAAAGTAGTTCCTGCCACAGAGTTTGAGTTATTAGCAAGTACCATGCTTTTTCAGTGTACCAATTACCttttttgaatatatttttttttaattaaatgtattagCTCAGTGACACCAACACCACCAGGAATAAACCAACATGCTCAACTTGAAGTTGTGAAACAGGACTTCTCAAACCAGTGGATGTGTCTGTCTTATACACAGTCCACGAGTTTTAACCCGCTAGCAATGGGGAGCATTTATATCTAATAACTTCAAATTGCCACTGGATGGCGccaatacatacatatatacgtACAGATATTTGTCATCAGTAATCTAGAACATGAATCTACTCCATTAGTAGCTGTGATGTGTGGGACTGATAAAGATATTCAGTGGAGTGTAAAAATTCCaccttttctttaattttaggTCTTACACGATTACTTTTACACTGTTCATCTACATGTTAGAAGATCAAGTATTTAAACAAATACAGCAGTCCTCATTCTGTATTTTGAAACTATTCTGCTACCTCGATTTTCTGCATGTACTCTGATTGAATACTAAGCGAAAGCCAATACCATTAACGTTCTGGTTTGCCAGTGTAAAAATAGCTTGGTTTAAGTATTAAAGGAGTTTCCATGCTGAAACTATTAACAGCACAAGACGAACTGCATTGTAGATAATTATTATCAGTGTATGACCACCGTAGTGATGACTGCACAGTGGTTATAAAAAGTATATTGTACATGATCACATGTTTTCTCCATAAATAATCACAAATGTTCCTCTGCTCCTGCCAACGTACATAAAGCATTAGTCATCTGATgtgtatttgatttatttatgcatttattgacagcaagtacagaaaaaaaagtccaaatcACAAAACAGTGTAATAAGGTTTGGATTTTGATGCCTCTGTGAGAGCCACTCGCTCAAATGAGACATTTGCTTCCTTCCAAGGAAACACACAAATTTagacaaaacacacatacacagaatgAAATAATACCTCGAATACCTTGGCCTATCCTTAGGTGTGTTCCACCCAAGGGGAAGTTTAACAAAAGGGAAATTCCTGCAATTAACTCGAGGTGAGCACAGCAGAAAGAATCTGCATTGTCCTGCCAGAGTGTGCCGAGTTACCTGAGGTATATTTTTCTCCTCAACACTTAAGATTGTCAACAGCAAAACCTCTTGAAAgagtacaaaaaaaaaggggggggggggggatattttatttttatttttaacagagATCTTTATCATTTTGATATCAGCTGGGCAGAAAAGCCTTGTGGGTAAGAGGAAATATGGATCAAATAACAAAacagccacagccacccagtgCATTTCCTCAATGACAGGACAAAGGGCCGTCTGACACCACAAAAATGTGAATGCCCTGAAAAGAACAgtgctgtttttgttgctggttcGAACAGAGACATCTATACATACACACGCTGATGTGTCACACCACACCAGGACCCCGTTTATCAGCAATGCCTGTAACATTTAATGTACAATGGAAACAGCGAGAGTTATCTTGAGGCAGACATCGTCACCGTTTTCTACACCTTTGATCGCTCGGCGAATTGATATATGACTGGAATAACTTCATTTTTGTTATGtggaagaggaatgaaagtagATGGAGTGATGTTTATAACAAGGCTCTGTGGGGAGGAATATTGGTAAAATTCAGATTCGGCTTTCCCACTTTGTCACTTACAAAAAAAATTtagatttgtgttgttgtttttaagccTTTTTGCATACAAAACCTTCTACACTAGCATATCAGTTCTGAGAAACATATTTTCTAAAAACTTGAGAAGAAGGGgttaaattgaattatttgcaaagaataggaaaaaaaatgaaaaagagaggTTGCAatttacataaaacaaaaaagacacgAGTATTTGAGCATCAGTGGagtcaaagacaaaaacaccaGGGGTGGTCACCTCGTACTGCTGCTCATGACCAGTGAGTCCAGTTGaggacagaaatctgcaacacACTGTAACATTTGACTCAAATCTGCTCTGTCAGTGTTGGGTCCTGGAAGTTTCTGTCTGAGGTAACAGGCTTCACCTTTGGTTGCTTTGTTTGTACAAGTCGTGATAGGCTGATTCCCCTCCTGCCTGTGGCCAGTGTGTATCCTCATGTTTATGCAGAGAGCTGTCTTATCGGTTGATCAAACGTTCAGCTCACAGGCGTCTATGGTTCGAGATTCAGCTATTTCTCTGGATTCAGTCAGTGTTGTGTTTAACCATGCCTAGAAGGTCCTTTGTCGCGTGTTCTCCTGTAACTCCAAAGCATGCCGCCACGCAGTATTTCTCTCCTTGGAGTCCATTTTGCCACCTTCCTTCACCGCCATGCAGGATCATTGGTAAATATGTTCAAAGTATTGAGGCTGAGGATTCTCTTTCACGTATTTCTGAATGTACCAGCAGGTCAGGTGAGCTTTCAGGTCCTCTTCCACCACAAAATCCATGGCTGCCTGCAATGACATGGTGCATAACAGCTCACATCAAAATCATCTGGCTTTTCCTAGGACAATGATTTAAGTGGAAACATATTCGATTCTCACTGTACCAGCTTAATATACCGGCCACTTTGTATGGTACACTTTTTCAGCTGCTCataaatgcaaatatctaatcagctaaTCACATGGCAGAACCTCAAAAAGGAATGTAAACATGATCAAGGAAACCTCCTGAAATTCAAACCGCGCATGAGAATAGAGAAGAAAGGTTGATTTAAGAGACTCTGAATGTTCCTGGTGTCAAATGAGCTGATCTGAGATTTTCAAAAACAAGCTGATCTAtggggattttcccacacagccatcttatgggtttacagagaatggcaATAATCTAAGAGAAACTGGCTTGTGAGGAGAATGCACAGACTGTTTTAAGCTGAGCAGAAGACAATAGTTACAACTTAGATAACCAGTAATTAAAACTCAAGTATGAAGAAGACCGTCTCTGAATTAAGAACACGTCAAACCTTGAAGGAGAAgcgctacagcagcagaagaccacactacGTGCCACTGCTATCagataagaacaggaaactgacgCTACTATTTGCACGGGCTcacaaaactggacaacagaagattagTAAAACATTGATGGTCTGATGAGAGTCTTAATCTCTGATGTGATATTGAGaaggtagggtcagaattttgtGTAAACATTATGAAAGGATGGCTCCGCCCTGCTTTACGTCAACAATTCAGCCTGATAGTGGTTTGATGGTGTagaggatattttcttggcacacttttggCACCTTaataccaactgagcattgccAGAGCCTACCTAAGCATTGTTTcgtaaacaaacacaaaatttgGGTTTAAAAAATTACTTTGGCAAGGTGTTTGGCGATTCCTCTCCCTCTATAAGCATCTGGAACTTCGGTGTGCTGCAGGTCCACCGTCTTTTTTCCAACATACTCGTACAGAAGGACCGCACGATCATGGGATCCTAAGAGCAAACACAAATATTATCTCTGGCATAGGTTGGTCTTCACCTCAACTATTGCTAAGATTTACTAATTATCGATTACAAACATGACATAACAACCTGACAACatgaccaaaaaaaacaaacaaagaacagaaaccgCAGAAGCCTGCCACCCTGCACACTACAAGTTTTATCCCACAATTACTTCAACGTTTCAGCATTTTAAAGCTGACTCTAAGCGCCCCAGTTACATTATTAAGGTGTGGTAGCAGATTTTAATTTGCATGTAGCGCTGCAACATGGCTGCTGAGAAAGACAAGGCACGAGTGGCCAGGTACAGGCATGCCCTTGTGGAGGAAGGGTCGTGTTGCTGGGTGAAGAAAAGATAAACATCTCCATTCAGCACAACAATGGCTTCCACCATTTTCCTCTTAACAGCTGACCCACAACTGACCAGGACAAACACGAGTACTGACACACTTAAAACAGTAATATTAGTGTGTCGTAAAGGATTAATATCTATTAAAACGAAGGAGACTTAgtgtaaaactttaaaatatgtttaaagcACTTGAGCTGAACGCTTGAAAGGAAGTAGCACAGCACATTTGGAGGCCTGGCAAATAAAATGGTTACTCTGGAAAGTTGAAATGGTGTTTGAATCTTAATATAACAGTAGGGGCAGGTATTTTGCTACAAAGGAGTTTTACTTGGAAGATTAATACAGGAATTTGTGTATTTGGGATTGTGTGCTTTTCAAATTTGAATACTTGGTTTGAGGTCTGGAGGCCAAATACTTTGGTCTAGccccaaagaaagaaaagtaaagcACCGGTAATGGAGGTAAGGTCAGAAGACAAGCTACGTCTATATGTGAGCAGCCATCTGTGTCTGAAATGGCAGCTgtaggtatcaataaaggagcAACGACGACGTTAGCAAGAGCGAAAGCTAACACTAGCATCAGCTGGCACGCTAATGTTTACATGTTGAACTCACCATTCAGCCTTATGACAAACTGCCGACGCTTCTTATCGTGTTCCACCCGGATTGGAGAGTTGTTTGCATCAAAGGCATTAGCCTGTGCCGCCTGTGCCATAGTAGCGCCGTTAAAAAGTCACAACAATGACTGCTACGCTACCCTACGGGATTGCTAACCAGAAATGGctacaaaagcaaaacacttcaTCCAACGAAATCAGCTGTGAGGTCACGTGACGCGCGGCCAATCGCAGGCGTCGTCTTCAGAGAGGCGAAAACAGAGCGGCTTTGTAAGAAAACTCCCCTCGAGAACTCTAAACGCCTGCTGAGAAACGATAAAACCAACTGTCTGACTCCGAACGCAAACGTTTCATATGCTGCATTCACGTGACGTGGGATCATAAACAGTTATGTCTGTTAAAGACCTGTTAAAGTGGGTCTTATAAAAAGAACTTGCTGTCATGCTTACACGGTTTCGTTTGTACCTTTTCtgctcattttgtattttttttttttttacaatccCTGTGAATGATTATATTTTTGctactttatttctttattattattttaaaataaattttaagaGAATTGAAATGTAAGTT contains these protein-coding regions:
- the tmem11 gene encoding transmembrane protein 11, mitochondrial isoform X1, which encodes MASLGRRRGVPVSRERGVMAASDCYIVHEIYNGENAQDQFEYELEQALEAQYKYIVIEPTRIGDETARWITVGNCLHKTAVLSGAACLLTPLSLPVEYTRYVALPAGALSVACAALYGISWQFDPCCKYQVEYDSQKLSRLPLHTLTSSTPVVLVRRDDIHRKRLHNTIALAALAYCAKKIYELYVV
- the tmem11 gene encoding transmembrane protein 11, mitochondrial isoform X2; its protein translation is MAASDCYIVHEIYNGENAQDQFEYELEQALEAQYKYIVIEPTRIGDETARWITVGNCLHKTAVLSGAACLLTPLSLPVEYTRYVALPAGALSVACAALYGISWQFDPCCKYQVEYDSQKLSRLPLHTLTSSTPVVLVRRDDIHRKRLHNTIALAALAYCAKKIYELYVV
- the natd1 gene encoding protein NATD1; the protein is MAQAAQANAFDANNSPIRVEHDKKRRQFVIRLNGSHDRAVLLYEYVGKKTVDLQHTEVPDAYRGRGIAKHLAKAAMDFVVEEDLKAHLTCWYIQKYVKENPQPQYFEHIYQ